A genome region from Hevea brasiliensis isolate MT/VB/25A 57/8 chromosome 7, ASM3005281v1, whole genome shotgun sequence includes the following:
- the LOC110650829 gene encoding ER lumen protein-retaining receptor isoform X2, whose amino-acid sequence MNIFRLAGDMTHLASVLVLLLKIHTIKSCAGISLKTQELYAIVFATRYLDIFTDFISLYNTTMKLIFLGSSFSIVWYMRNHKIVNRSYDKAQDTFRHYFLILPCLLLALVVNEKFTFKEVMWTFSIYLEAVAILPQLVLLQRTRNIDNLTGQYVFLLGLDIWFCANIALRRLLLLLLRELEKQQEAPVTSLKGSRTNPLCLRTS is encoded by the exons ATGAATATATTCAGATTAGCAGGTGATATGACTCACCTTGCCAGCGTTCTCGTATTGCTCCTCAAGATCCACACCATCAAATCCTGCGCTG GCATTTCTTTGAAGACTCAAGAACTCTATGCTATTGTTTTTGCTACTCGCTATTTGGATATATTTACAGATTTCATTTCCCTCTACAATACTACCATGAAGCTAATATTTTTAGGAAGTTCATTTTCAATTGTTTGGTACATGAGGAACCACAAGATTGTCAATAGGTCTTATGATAAAGCTCAGGACACCTTCCGTCATTATTTCCTTATATTGCCTTGCTTACTCTTGGCCCTTGTTGTTAATGAGAAATTCACATTTAAGGAG GTGATGTGGACATTTTCCATATATTTAGAAGCTGTTGCCATACTTCCTCAGCTTGTGCTGTTACAAAGAACTAGAAATATCGACAACTTGACGGGGCAATATGTATTTCTTCTTGG CTTGGATATCTGGTTTTGTGCAAACATTGCTTTACGCCGACTTCTTCTATTATTACTTCGAGAG CTGGAAAAACAACAAGAAGCTCCAGTTACCAGCTTGAAAGGCTCAAGGACAAACCCTCTGTGCTTGAGGACTTCTTAA
- the LOC110650829 gene encoding ER lumen protein-retaining receptor isoform X1 has protein sequence MNIFRLAGDMTHLASVLVLLLKIHTIKSCAGISLKTQELYAIVFATRYLDIFTDFISLYNTTMKLIFLGSSFSIVWYMRNHKIVNRSYDKAQDTFRHYFLILPCLLLALVVNEKFTFKEVMWTFSIYLEAVAILPQLVLLQRTRNIDNLTGQYVFLLGAYRALYILNWIYRYFTETHYTHWITWISGFVQTLLYADFFYYYFESWKNNKKLQLPA, from the exons ATGAATATATTCAGATTAGCAGGTGATATGACTCACCTTGCCAGCGTTCTCGTATTGCTCCTCAAGATCCACACCATCAAATCCTGCGCTG GCATTTCTTTGAAGACTCAAGAACTCTATGCTATTGTTTTTGCTACTCGCTATTTGGATATATTTACAGATTTCATTTCCCTCTACAATACTACCATGAAGCTAATATTTTTAGGAAGTTCATTTTCAATTGTTTGGTACATGAGGAACCACAAGATTGTCAATAGGTCTTATGATAAAGCTCAGGACACCTTCCGTCATTATTTCCTTATATTGCCTTGCTTACTCTTGGCCCTTGTTGTTAATGAGAAATTCACATTTAAGGAG GTGATGTGGACATTTTCCATATATTTAGAAGCTGTTGCCATACTTCCTCAGCTTGTGCTGTTACAAAGAACTAGAAATATCGACAACTTGACGGGGCAATATGTATTTCTTCTTGG TGCATACCGAGCCCTATACATTCTCAATTGGATTTATCGCTACTTCACTGAGACACACTATACCCATTGGATAA CTTGGATATCTGGTTTTGTGCAAACATTGCTTTACGCCGACTTCTTCTATTATTACTTCGAGAG CTGGAAAAACAACAAGAAGCTCCAGTTACCAGCTTGA